The region GTTTGAACCAATCCCATTTAGTATGAGGCAATTCATCATGAAAATAGCCGAAATCTAATTTGGAGATAAGTTTGCTGGCCTCGGTCGAAAGTGGTGTACCAATTGGTTTGGCATCTTCAAAACCATCAATATCATGGCAACTGAAACATCCATATTGGCGAATTAGTTTTCCACCAGCATAATTTAATTTTTGATCCAATTTCATGCCTGCCAGACGTGAATCCACCTCATCTTTTCTTAAAGTTGAACCTAAAAATTCTGAAACAATTATATTTAGTTCAGCTTCATCAATTTTTGGAACTGTTTCTTTTTCAAAGTCATGGTCACGATCACCCACTAAGTAAGCCGAAATATCTGACGCTTCTTTTTTAGTAAGTCGTAAATCAGGCATTTTTGTTGCAGGATGGTAACTTTGTGGATCACGAATCCAGTTGTACACCCATTTTTGGGTCGTCTTGGAACCAAGTTTTACAAGATTTGGCCCATGCTCACGGCGCATGGAATTCACTGATTTCAGTTCATCCAAGTCTTCTCCCTCTGTGGCATGACAACCTAAACAGCCTAAGGAGTTCACTAACATTTTACCATCCTCAGCATTGCCCTTATTAGGCAGACGATCCATTTTAAATTTTTCGCTACGATCAAACAAATATGAAACGATAGCATGGATTTCCTGATTCGACCGCTTTATTGATTCAGGATCATTATTATTTATTTGCTTAAAGAAATGAGGCATCCAGGAATTTTCCCTAAAAGCGCGTGGCTCATAAATCCATTTATAGGCAAAATCTTTGGTCGTCTTAGACGCGATCTTTCTTAATCCCGGCCCTGGTTTCGGTGCATCCTTTAATCCTTCAATTTCATGGCAACCGAAACAACCGCCTTTTTCTACAATGGACATTCCCAACGCTAATTTTGGCGATTCTTTTACAGGAATGGCGCCGGCATGACATTTGAGGCATGACGCTTCTACATATTTCATAGGCAGCATGGGTGTATCCCAATGGTGTAACGGATCCCATTCTAAATCTTCTTTCCAACGTTTGGCCATTTCATCATTATCAGGACTGTGAGATGATGAATTGAAACCTGTTCCACGGCCACGGCCAGCATGGCAACCGGTACACCCATATTCATTCATGGGGTGAGGAGAATTAGATCCAAGATATAGATCTAAATTAGGGTGGGTGGTATAGGGCTGAGGTACCTCTTCAAATCCTTTTTTATCAATCCCCATATGGCAGGTCATACATCGATCTACTTTTGGGACTCCCATAAAAATCATATCATCTTCAATATCTTTGATGACAACCTGTTTAACATCATAGTATGGATCAATAAAATCTAGGACTGGAACATCCCGGACGATATTTGCAATTTTATTAGAAAATGACATTTCCGCCGGATCGATTTTAGTCAATTTCCTCACTAACAAATCTTTATCTCGGGCAAGGGCAGTAATGGCATCGTTAGCTTTTTTTAACGATTGACGAATTTGTTTTAATTCATTATTGGCCACTTCAATTTTACCGACAATAACTTCCGCTTTAAATTTACTGGAAGAGGTGAGCGCGGAAAGATTCTCGAATATTTTATTTGTCGTTTTTAAGTTACCATGGCCATGCTGTGCCTGTTCAAAATTATATTTAGCCACATCCATATCAGCTTTTGCAAACTGATAAATTTGATTTTTGGCATAAAGAACAGCCTCTAAATCTTTAATGTTGCCTTGAATAGATTTAATCTCTTCTTGGCGGGATTCAATTTCATTTTGGGCAGTCTCTAGTTGATCCTTCAGAGCGGAAAAATCTTCATTTTCTTCCAAGTTAGAATTGGCTTCCGCAATGTCTACGCGAGTTCTCTCAATTTCTAATTCTCTGAATTCAATTTGATATTTTTTCCATGGACGATTGAAATCATTCGCAAATGTCAATAACCATATAAAGGCAAATAATAAGCTAGAAATAGCAAACCATTTGTTGAGCTTCAGGATGTTATAATAACGTTCTTGTTGATTAATCATT is a window of Candidatus Neomarinimicrobiota bacterium DNA encoding:
- a CDS encoding c-type cytochrome, with the protein product MINQQERYYNILKLNKWFAISSLLFAFIWLLTFANDFNRPWKKYQIEFRELEIERTRVDIAEANSNLEENEDFSALKDQLETAQNEIESRQEEIKSIQGNIKDLEAVLYAKNQIYQFAKADMDVAKYNFEQAQHGHGNLKTTNKIFENLSALTSSSKFKAEVIVGKIEVANNELKQIRQSLKKANDAITALARDKDLLVRKLTKIDPAEMSFSNKIANIVRDVPVLDFIDPYYDVKQVVIKDIEDDMIFMGVPKVDRCMTCHMGIDKKGFEEVPQPYTTHPNLDLYLGSNSPHPMNEYGCTGCHAGRGRGTGFNSSSHSPDNDEMAKRWKEDLEWDPLHHWDTPMLPMKYVEASCLKCHAGAIPVKESPKLALGMSIVEKGGCFGCHEIEGLKDAPKPGPGLRKIASKTTKDFAYKWIYEPRAFRENSWMPHFFKQINNNDPESIKRSNQEIHAIVSYLFDRSEKFKMDRLPNKGNAEDGKMLVNSLGCLGCHATEGEDLDELKSVNSMRREHGPNLVKLGSKTTQKWVYNWIRDPQSYHPATKMPDLRLTKKEASDISAYLVGDRDHDFEKETVPKIDEAELNIIVSEFLGSTLRKDEVDSRLAGMKLDQKLNYAGGKLIRQYGCFSCHDIDGFEDAKPIGTPLSTEASKLISKLDFGYFHDELPHTKWDWFK